ACGCCGCCCGGACGCGTGACCTGTGCGCGGGCTCCATCATCGGCTCGGGTACCGTGTCGAACCGCGATGCGGATGGCGGTCCCGGGAAGCCCATCCGCGACGGAGGGCTCGGCTACTCCTGTATCGCCGAGGTGCGGACCGTCGAGACCCTGCTGACGGGGGCACCGAAGACGCCCTTCCTCCGCCGGGGCGACCGCGTGCGCATCGAGATGCAGGACGAAGCGGGCCGCTCCATCTTCGGAGCGATCGACCAGGTCGTCACGGAGCCGCGTCGATGACCGGAGGACGCGCGCGCGTCTTCGAGACTCCCGCTGGCGTCGCGCTCTGCACGCTCGACGCACTGGCGGATCCCGGGGCGCGCAACTTCGTCCTTCAGATCGATGACGCCTTCTTCCACGGCTTCCTGGTGCGTACCGGAGAGATGGTCCGGGGCTACGTGGACCGCTGCCCGCACCAGGGATTGCCGCTGGCGCAGAAGCTCGACAACTACCTGACGCCCGATGCCCGGCTGATCGCCTGTTCGTGGCACGGAGCGCTGTTCCAGCTCGAGGACGGGGTGTGCGTCGGAGGCCCGTGTGCCGGCCAGAGGCTGACGCCGTGGCCCGTCACGGTCGAGCGAGGCATTGTCAAGACCGCCTGAGGGATCGAACCGCCGGTAGAGGTGGAGGAACCTCCCGGCGCCATTTCTCAGGGAATGTCACAAAGAATGACCTGGGTCGTCTTCCGGGGTGCGAACGGCGGAACCCGCTCCACCCACAAGGAAGAGGTTGCAATGGCTGACCTGGTCATGAACGCGTCCGATACCCTCAACACCGTCAACAACGTCGCCTACAAGGTCGAGCTGGCGCTCTACAGGCTCTACAAGGCGGTCACCGGTGCCGGCTACACGAAGCTGATGGAGGGCTTCAAGGACCCCCTCAAGTCGATGTTGACCAAGATCCAGGACGTCCTGAAGACGATCCTGACCAAGGTCAAGGAGGTCATCGAGCCGTTCCTCGACAAGGACGTCCTGACGATGTTCAAGGAGGTCCTCGGCGCGGGCAGGGATCTGGTCAACTCGACGCTCGACCTGCTGCCCGCCACCGTGCAGAACGTCGTCGAGACCAGCCGGCGCTTCCTCAACGTGATCGTCGACTTCGTGAGCATCGGCATCGACCACATCGCGGCCATCGTGGACCTGCTCATGAATGTCGGCCTGGCGCTCGCCGGCCAGCCCCCGACCCTCAAGCCGATCACCCTGGAGATGGTGAAGAAGACGGAGGCCCTGCTGCTGCCCGAGCCGATCACCGTCGACGCCAAGGCCCTGCCCGCCGGTAACACCACGGGTACCACTCCGGCCACGGATACCTCCACGACCAAGGCCAAGAGCTGATCCCAGCCGGCCGGTCGCGTTCCACATCCATCTGAAGAAGAGGACCGCGTGCGCCCGAGGGCGTGCGTGAACCGCCAAGGCGCGCGGTCCGGGGAACCTGCACCCTGAGCAGGGTCATCCACCCCCTCGTCCCCGAGGGTCCGGAGAGCACATGGCCAGTGGCCTCATCATTCCTGGAGTCCAGGTAACCGTCGTCAAGGAAGTCCTTCCCCAGCAGCTCGCGCCGTCCGGAGTGCTGGGCCTCATCGGCTTCACCGAGGAGAATCCCGGCAAGGTCGTGCGCGCGAGCAACTGGTCGCGCTTCGTGGGAGTGCTGGGACGCGCCAGCGCCTACAGCCTGCCCGAGGCGAAGCAGGCGCTCGACAATGGCGTCTCCGAGCTGGTCATCTCGCCGTTGCCCGCCAGCGCCGGGGCCACCGCGAAGGTGGTCATCCCCGCGGACGCGACCAAGGGTGCGGCGGAGCCGCCCAAGGACGCCGCCAAGGACGCTCCCAAGGGCAAGGACGCCAAGGCCGGCGCCGGCATCACCCTCGTGGCGCGCGCCCCGGGGCCCTGGGCCAATGGCATCGGCGTCAAGATCGAGTACCGCAACAACCTCGATCAGAGCATCTCCTTCGACCTGCAGGTCCTGGGGGAGAGCAATGGGAAGGAAGTCGTCCTCGAGGTGCACCGCAGCCTGACCCTGGAGTCGCTGACCGCGGCGCTCAAGGCGGGCTCCGCCTACGTGAAGGTGGACGAGTCGAAGGCGCTCGGCTGGCCCACCGCGGACGTGTACACGCTCGCGGGCGGCAAGGACGCGACCGCCGACGACTATGCCGCCGCGCTCCGCCGCCTCCAGGACGAGCCCGACGTGGACATGGTCCTCGCCGCCATCCAGGACTTCTCGGATCGGGCGAAGGTGACACGCATCTACGGCGACGTCATCAGCCACTGCAACAACCTGAGCGACGACTGCAAGGGCCGCCTCGGCTTCGGCCAGGTGCCGGACGCGGGCACCATGGAGGAGTTCGTGCAGCTCGCCAGCAACCTGGTGAGCGACCGGTTCGTGCTGGTGGCGCCCAACGGCGTGGCGGGCGCGGTGGCCGGCCTCGTGGGCAACCTCCCCTACTTCTACTCGCCCACCTTCAAGCGCATCTCCGGCGCGGGCGAGCTGCCGCCCATCCCGGTGGATGACCAGAAGACCCTGCTCAAGGGCAACGTGGTCCCCGTGGTGCTCGAGCGCGGCCGCGGCACCATCGTGCTGCGCGGGCTCACCACGGATGGAGATCAGATCAACGTGCGCCGCGTGGCCGACCGGGCCGTGCGCACGCTGAAGATGATCGGCAACCTCTTCATCGGCCAGCTCAACACCGCG
The sequence above is a segment of the Archangium lipolyticum genome. Coding sequences within it:
- a CDS encoding Rieske (2Fe-2S) protein, coding for MTGGRARVFETPAGVALCTLDALADPGARNFVLQIDDAFFHGFLVRTGEMVRGYVDRCPHQGLPLAQKLDNYLTPDARLIACSWHGALFQLEDGVCVGGPCAGQRLTPWPVTVERGIVKTA
- a CDS encoding phage tail sheath C-terminal domain-containing protein; this encodes MASGLIIPGVQVTVVKEVLPQQLAPSGVLGLIGFTEENPGKVVRASNWSRFVGVLGRASAYSLPEAKQALDNGVSELVISPLPASAGATAKVVIPADATKGAAEPPKDAAKDAPKGKDAKAGAGITLVARAPGPWANGIGVKIEYRNNLDQSISFDLQVLGESNGKEVVLEVHRSLTLESLTAALKAGSAYVKVDESKALGWPTADVYTLAGGKDATADDYAAALRRLQDEPDVDMVLAAIQDFSDRAKVTRIYGDVISHCNNLSDDCKGRLGFGQVPDAGTMEEFVQLASNLVSDRFVLVAPNGVAGAVAGLVGNLPYFYSPTFKRISGAGELPPIPVDDQKTLLKGNVVPVVLERGRGTIVLRGLTTDGDQINVRRVADRAVRTLKMIGNLFIGQLNTADGRSALKQKLTEAMLQMEKDGAIVPSTDGKDPAFKVEVYSSQEDFALGIVRVNLAVRPVRAIDYVYATITVQV